The following is a genomic window from Bradysia coprophila strain Holo2 chromosome IV unlocalized genomic scaffold, BU_Bcop_v1 contig_5, whole genome shotgun sequence.
AAAAGATATTCACATACGATCACTCTGTTGAATAATGTTcgttctctctctctctctacaCGAATTTCGCTGCGAAGAGAGCAACGACCATCTTCCTCTTTCAAACAGCTAcaagaaattgtttcaataAGTTTTCAATACTCTCCCAGCATCAAATAGacaattcacatttttttcattgttgaaaCAATCGAATTCTCAGAAATGTCCCGTTTGTTTTTGTCTTTTCTATTTTGATATGCTAGAATATGCAAAAATGATTCGTAcacaaaatggttttcgaaAACCCACGAATGGCTTCTGCTGATAAAGGTTTTAAAAATACCTATTGGCCACGATAATGGTGCCACGTTTTAATTCGAATTACTAAAATAATTCTAGCTACTGGAATATGTACACATTAACCCGAAAAAATGTTCATATTTCAAATGTTCAAAGCACTATATAAGTGACCTTGTCCTCCCAACATTTGAAACAATCGCAAGTATTCGATTGACCTCGATCGTATTTTTCCAGTAAAATCTAAGCGTATTTCACTTACATCGTCCCAGTTTTCTTCGCTTTCCGGCAATGGTACGAACACAGGCTCTGGTGCCGGTGGACGATTTAGTGCTGCTGTACTTGGTGCAATGGGAAATCTATACAAATCGAAACTTGATCGATCTTCGCAACTTTGGACGTGTGCCTATAAAAAGccaaatgaaacaacaaacaaaattagcTTTGCGTTACTAACAGGTCGGTATGTTATTGCGCATGATGCACATACATCGAATTCTGCCTCCAAAATTAAATGAGTTGAATTGAATGGGCAGTTTTTCAGCTTTATGTTCGGATACTGTTTTCTGCATTTTACCAAGTGCGTTTGGAATCTTTCTCTGAGAATGTTGTGGCTTTTGTTATATGGGCAAGTTACCATTGCACTGTATCCTGGTGCCATTGCCATTTTACGTACAATGTGTAATGTTTTGCAATGAAGTCCTAATATCCGTGTATGTTGTATAAGCCTACTGAGGCGACTAATAATAACAAAGggaaaaaatttgtcgaataCGAAAGGCACGACAAGACATTGCACGCAACCCAACCGAAACAAATTGCATTGAATATGTAATAGACGTTAGCCTGACGACGCACTAGAGTGACTAGAGTGTGTTAACAACAGGTGTTTAAATCAGAGAACTCAACCCTCATTAAGAGGACCTTTAAGATAATAATCAATTCCGAGGCTACGATTATTTTTACGTATCTGTGgtggacggtagattttaagcaatttcgtgagttgtagtacgaaaaatactatttttctcctgtcaaatttgacagtaaaaCAAAGAACAATTtgaatagactgttatgatcaacGCGAGAGAACCGAAAactagttaattataacttgtcttggggtacttgtcaaaatattgctttctctttcaacatggtacgttgagagcgagaggaccgatgACCGGTTTATTATGAGTTGCCTTGggatacttgtcaaaatatttctttctctttcatcataacactatAACACTATATAAGAGATATTTCTGGCAtaggggaatctggcacatgCGATCACAGTATGCTCCCTTTTACTACATGTAACGAAAGGTCATGACTGTGACAGATTCGCCCCTTAGAGatgaatctggcacaccatcaATTTGTATGCCTATCTTGTATGCCCCCATGCCTATCTTTCGCTTTATGTACTCATACTCTCAGCTGCCCGAGCAGCGCTCAATAGTGTTATGATGAAGAGAacaagatattttgacaagtaccccaaggcaagttaaaataaactggtcctCTGTCCTCCCGCTCTCAACGTAcataccacgttgaaagagaagcaaatactttgacaagtacataccccaaggcaagttataataactagtcttcggttttctcgctctgatcgtaatgcttagtttcctcttaccaaaaaagaaCTCGATgcgagagacaaaattgaaaaaattcaattttgtctctcagatggagtacttttttggtaagaggaaactagaCATTACCAgtctatattttttttatttcaatcccAGTCGTTAGAAATCAACTGATATTAATGTcccaaaaaactaaaaacgaaGTGAATTGTCAGACAGTATCAAAATGGTTGCGTATGAGTGAAGTTTGAAGTTTCCGGAGAGGATACGATACAACAGTGTTCATGAAAGACATTTAAGAAAACAGTGTTCATAGACTGATTTGAATTAAGCagcaaaacaaattatttgcaATATTTGTAGCGAAATAACTTtgatattttacaatttatagTCATACTCCAAATATTATACTCGTGTTCCGTATTACGTTACATATTATTAGAATTTACTTGTGCGAAGAAAGACTTTCCATAGAGAcgtattttgatttgaatgttTATTAGTTCTCAGTGACCATAAAACTCTGCATAAAAAAAGGACATTGAAATGCATTTTTCCATACCCGATACACAGGTATTTAATAACGACAATGGAGCTTCGTCATATACGGTGAGTTTATTCGAGTGAAATATTTCCATATTGTTGTTTATCTATCGTGTAATGGTGAAATGCCCACACTCGAAATTCAATGTAGTTGCAATTAGACAGCTATACATATTGATTTAATAACATAATTGTGTTCCAAGAAAGATAAAgtgaataagaaaaattgcCAATCCTTTATTTGGTTTTCGAATGTGGTCATAAgctcacttttttttaatggcaatgtttgctggaacagatttcACTAACTGAAAGTAAAGACACAATAACATTATTATAATCCAGTGTCTGTGCGCAATGAatggaattattttctttgattaatTTCATGAAAAGAGGCACTTATATACATCCGGAACGATTGCTTTTCAATGAGATCTTGAGACTGTGTGCGTATGCAAAGTAGCTGATTTTTAAGACTTCTGATTAGATAATTATATGGGTCtctggattttattttattaatctgTTATTGAAGACGTACATTCCGTAACGAGAA
Proteins encoded in this region:
- the LOC119071675 gene encoding gametocyte-specific factor 1 homolog translates to MAMAPGYSAMVTCPYNKSHNILRERFQTHLVKCRKQYPNIKLKNCPFNSTHLILEAEFDAHVQSCEDRSSFDLYRFPIAPSTAALNRPPAPEPVFVPLPESEENWDDEHVEAYNPQAYVEQAPVLRQLNVAPRSERRAFREAERLRLNKLRR